In the genome of Neofelis nebulosa isolate mNeoNeb1 chromosome 6, mNeoNeb1.pri, whole genome shotgun sequence, one region contains:
- the LOC131513570 gene encoding putative olfactory receptor 2B8: MGRFNNTFSHPDGFVLVGFSEWPRLEMVLFVAVSTFYIMTLLGNSAIIFLSHLDPRLHTPMYFFLANLSFLDLCYTTSTVPQMLVNIQSHRRNISYTGCIAQLFVFLGLGSTECILLSIMAFDRYVAICRPLHYIVIMNSRFCQQMAAVAWGTGFSNSLVQTVLTFLLPRCGQYRVENFFCEVPAMLQLSCVDTRTNEVEMYAAVVIIKVIPVGLILFSYINIVRAVVGIQSTEGRKKAFNTCGSHLLVVVMFYGSAISGYAYMVPKSNSAKLKGKLLALFYGLVTPMLNPLIYTLRNRDVKGAVKKLLGREEQGWSTA, translated from the coding sequence ATGGGAAGATTCAACAACACCTTTTCTCACCCCGATGGCTTTGTTCTGGTGGGCTTCTCTGAATGGCCCAGACTAGAAATGGTTCTTTTTGTGGCTGTCTCTACCTTCTACATAATGACCCTCCTCGGAAATTCAGCCATCATTTTCTTGTCACACCTTGATCCCAGACTCCACACACCCATGTATTTCTTTCTGGCTAATCTCTCTTTCTTGGACCTCTGCTACACTACGTCCACTGTCCCGCAGATGCTGGTCAACATACAGAGCCACCGCAGAAACATCAGCTACACGGGATGCATAGCTCAGCTTTTCGTCTTCCTTGGCTTAGGATCCACTGAATGCATACTTCTCTCAATAATGGCCTTTGATCGTTATGTCGCTATCTGCCGGCCTCTCCATTACATAGTTATCATGAACTCGCGGTTTTGCCAACAAATGGCAGCGGTGGCTTGGGGAACAGGTTTCAGTAACTCCTTGGTGCAAACAGTGTTAACTTTCTTGTTACCTCGCTGTGGTCAATATCGGGTAGAAAATTTCTTCTGTGAGGTACCTGCTATGCTTCAATTATCATGTGTTGATACACGGACCAACGAAGTCGAGATGTATGCAGCTGTGGTGATCATAAAAGTTATCCCTGTGGGATTAATTCTGTTCTCTTACATCAACATTGTCAGAGCAGTGGTTGGGATCCAATCTACTGAGGGTCGCAAGAAGGCCTTCAACACATGTGGGTCTCATCTGCTGGTGGTCGTTATGTTCTATGGCTCAGCTATCAGTGGTTATGCATATATGGTGCCCAAGAGCAATTCAGCCAAACTGAAGGGCAAGCTTCTTGCTCTCTTTTATGGACTTGTAACTCCAATGCTTAACCCTCTTATCTACACCTTGAGAAACAGGGATGTGAAGGGAGCAGTAAAGAAGCTACTggggagagaagagcaggggTGGAGCACGGCTTAG